In Meleagris gallopavo isolate NT-WF06-2002-E0010 breed Aviagen turkey brand Nicholas breeding stock chromosome 2, Turkey_5.1, whole genome shotgun sequence, the following are encoded in one genomic region:
- the LOC104909518 gene encoding heterogeneous nuclear ribonucleoprotein L-like — MGSRDTPELVAYPLPQASSSYMHGGNPSGSVVMVSGLHQLKMNCSRVFNLFCLYGNIEKVKFMKTIPGTALVEMGDEYAVERAVTHLNNVKLFGKRLNVCVSKQHSVVPSQIFELEDGTSSYKDFAMSKNNRFTSAGQASKNIIQPPSCVLHYYNVPLCVTEETFVKLCEDHEVLSFIKYKVFDPKPSAKTLSGLLEWECKTDAVEALTVLNHYQIRVPNGSNPYTLKLCFSTSSHL, encoded by the exons ATGGGATCTCGGGACACTCCTGAACTTGTTGCTTATCCATTGCCCCAGGCATCATCCTCATACATGCATGGTGGAAATCCTTCTGGATCAGTTGTCATGGTTAGTGGGTTGCATCAGCTAAAGATGAACTGTTCAAGGGTCTTCAACCTTTTCTGCTTGTATGGAAACATTGAGAAG GTGAAATTTATGAAGACTATTCCAGGCACAGCACTGGTTGAAATGGGTGATGAATATGCTGTAGAAAGAGCTGTCACACATCTCAACAATGTCAAGTTATTTGGAAAGAGACTTAATGTCTG TGTTTCCAAGCAGCATTCAGTAGTTCCAAGCCAGATATTTGAGCTGGAGGATGGCACGAGTAGCTATAAGGATTTTGCAATGAGTAAGAATAATCGGTTCACCAGTGCTGGCCAAGCGTCTAAGAACATCATCCAACCACCCTCTTGTGTGCTGCATTATTATAATGTTCCCCTGTGTGTAACTGAAGAAACATTTGTGAAG CTATGTGAGGATCATGAAGTTCTCAGCTTTATTAAATACAAAGTGTTTGATCCAAAAC CCTCTGCCAAAACACTCTCTGGCCTGCTGGAATGGGAATGTAAGACAGATGCTGTGGAAGCTCTCACTGTACTTAATCACTACCAGATAAGAGTCCCAA ATGGCTCTAACCCTTATACCTTGAAACTTTGCTTCTCTACTTCATCACATTTATAG
- the LOC104909519 gene encoding atlastin-2-like isoform X1 produces MLFGSGEWCGLLFIWDYHHLPPALYSAELDFHNPWHTGKHYEEEEEEDALPDSDVMPDSDDEVDLDKPRPIQIVLAHEDDHNFELDEEALEKILLQEHIKDLNIVVVSVAGAFRKGKSFLLDFMLRYMYNRTSPCWIGGNTEPLTGFTWRGGCERETTGIQIWSEVFVIDKPNGTKVSA; encoded by the exons ATGTTGTTTGGATCAGGAGAATGGTGTGGCTTGCTTTTCATCTGGGATTATCATCATCTTCCCCCAGCGCTGTACTCTGCTGAGCTTGACTTTCACAACCCTTGGCATACAG GTAAGCATtatgaggaggaagaagaggaggatgCCCTACCTGACTCGGATGTCATGCCAGATTCAGATGACGAGGTGGATTTGGATAAGCCACGCCCCATACAGATTGTTCTCGCTCATGAAGATGACCATAACTTTGAGTTAGATGAAGAAGCATTGGAAAAAATCTTGCTTCAGGAACACATCAAAGATCTTAACATAGTAGTTGTGTCTGTAGCAGGAGCTTTCCGCAAAGGAAAATCTTTTCTGCTGGACTTCATGCTTAGATACATGTATAACAGG aCTTCTCCTTGCTGGATAGGTGGAAACACTGAGCCTTTGACTGGGTTTACATGGAGAGGTGGATGTGAACGGGAAACCACTGGCATCCAGATCTGGAGTGAAGTGTTTGTAATTGATAAACCCAATGGAACAAAGGTAAGTGCTTGA
- the LOC104909519 gene encoding atlastin-2-like isoform X2, with translation MSGGDSAVVESKHYEEEEEEDALPDSDVMPDSDDEVDLDKPRPIQIVLAHEDDHNFELDEEALEKILLQEHIKDLNIVVVSVAGAFRKGKSFLLDFMLRYMYNRTSPCWIGGNTEPLTGFTWRGGCERETTGIQIWSEVFVIDKPNGTKVSA, from the exons ATGTCTGGCGGAGACTCAGCAGTGGTGGAGA GTAAGCATtatgaggaggaagaagaggaggatgCCCTACCTGACTCGGATGTCATGCCAGATTCAGATGACGAGGTGGATTTGGATAAGCCACGCCCCATACAGATTGTTCTCGCTCATGAAGATGACCATAACTTTGAGTTAGATGAAGAAGCATTGGAAAAAATCTTGCTTCAGGAACACATCAAAGATCTTAACATAGTAGTTGTGTCTGTAGCAGGAGCTTTCCGCAAAGGAAAATCTTTTCTGCTGGACTTCATGCTTAGATACATGTATAACAGG aCTTCTCCTTGCTGGATAGGTGGAAACACTGAGCCTTTGACTGGGTTTACATGGAGAGGTGGATGTGAACGGGAAACCACTGGCATCCAGATCTGGAGTGAAGTGTTTGTAATTGATAAACCCAATGGAACAAAGGTAAGTGCTTGA